A window from Lytechinus pictus isolate F3 Inbred chromosome 9, Lp3.0, whole genome shotgun sequence encodes these proteins:
- the LOC129268385 gene encoding uncharacterized protein LOC129268385: MHALIDEAFSLVGKGSPSKNAVVPLSGGLSNSQNHSSREEGKKTPRDGQQEVPRQLFAPVIPPIPRRKPKDTLIDGGTQTSSEMGQTTRVVVVPVSKPPQEGSSVIWNPYIAGDETARLSPSLEPASLPGGLNSSPIPSPRGVSSTHQQSHMSSRERRPDGDSLRGTKQGVVERYADMLQEMLTSQLPLPPEEGDGIPSKSSHKRGVTLLEGEPDYDWSFDRSINGSQRSGSKTRSPLPNRTKSNETEKGSASTSVDEKLPSLSKKEKGVGKAVDKFYDELDVSTNLKYPTGQCSPQVANAVREELIRLTRRMGDGEESGLV, encoded by the exons ATGCACGCTCTAATAGACGAAGCCTTCTCATTGGTCGGCAAGGGAAGTCCATCTAAAAACGCTGTTGTTCCGTTGAGCGGAGGCCTCTCAAATAGTCAG AATCATAGCAGTagggaagaaggaaagaaaactCCAAGAGATGGCCAGCAAGA gGTACCAAGGCAGTTGTTTGCGCCAGTCATACCACCCATACCAAGGAGAAAACCTAAAGACACATTGATTG ATGGGGGTACACAGACGTCGTCAGAGATGGGCCAGACAACCCGTGTGGTTGTTGTGCCTGTCAGTAAACCACCACAAGAGGGCAGCAGTGTGATTTGGAACCCCTACATAGCAGGAGACGAGACAGCCAGGTTATCCCCGTCTCTAGAACCA GCATCTCTTCCTGGTGGTCTGAACTCATCCCCAATCCCTAGCCCCAGAGGTGTATCATCCACTCACCAGCAGAGTCATATGTCCTCCAGGGAGCGGAGACCCGACGGAGACAGTCTCCGGGGAACCAAACAGGGCGTTGTCGAACGCTATGCAGACATGCTCCAAGAGATGCTGACAAGCCAGCTCCCGCTTCCCCCGGAAGAAGGGGACGGCATTCCTTCCAAGAGCTCCCACAAGCGTGGCGTTACGCTCCTCGAAGGGGAACCGGACTACGACTGGTCCTTCGACCGCAGCATCAACGGCTCGCAGAGGTCGGGGTCAAAAACGCGGTCACCGCTCCCCAACAGAACAAAATCAAACGAAACCGAAAAGGGCTCGGCGTCCACGTCCGTTGATGAGAAGTTGCCCTCACTAAGCAAGAAAGAGAAGGGGGTTGGGAAGGCGGTGGATAAGTTTTACGACGAGCTGGACGTGTCTACGAATCTGAAATACCCGACGGGACAGTGTTCGCCTCAGGTTGCAAATGCGGTGAGGGAAGAACTGATCAGATTGACAAGAAGGATGGGCGATGGAGAGGAGAGTGGATTGGTTTGA